A region from the Aegilops tauschii subsp. strangulata cultivar AL8/78 chromosome 5, Aet v6.0, whole genome shotgun sequence genome encodes:
- the LOC109769950 gene encoding uncharacterized protein — translation MDSADEFFFHNFICSSDDSSSDDEEPAAALVVHEYITRKRPWYRGSIPGHALALDRNREKGHTLLYVDYFKDGSLFKAHQFLRQFRMRRHVFNHIRKGVVMYDPYFECKVDAVGKLGFSSYQKCTAAMRILAYGIPGDLVDEYVHMSESTCLLSLYSFCTAVVEVFGPEYLREPNAADTERLLAINAERGFPGMLGSIDCMHWKWKNSPFAWHGQYKGHVKDATVILEAVASQDLWI, via the coding sequence ATGGACAGTGCTGATGAGTTTTTCTTTCACAATTTCATTTGCTCATCTGATGATTCATCCTCAGATGATGAAGAGCCGGCGGCTGCGTTGGTCGTGCATGAATACATCACTAGGAAGCGGCCTTGGTACAGGGGATCAATCCCCGGCCATGCTCTGGCCTTGGACCGCAATAGAGAGAAAGGCCACACCCTTCTCTATGTCGATTACTTTAAGGATGGTTCACTCTTTAAGGCACATCAATTTCTTCGCCAATTCCGAATGAGAAGGCATGTGTTCAATCATATTCGCAAGGGAGTGGTCATGTATGACCCATACTTTGAGTGCAAAGTGGATGCCGTAGGCAAGCTTGGTTTCTCTTCATACCAGAAATGCACCGCGGCTATGCGCATACTTGCATATGGAATTCCTGGTGATCTTGTGGATGAGTATGTTCATATGAGTGAGTCCACGTGTCTCCTCTCATTGTACAGTTTTTGCACGGCCGTGGTGGAAGTTTTCGGCCCGGAGTACCTCAGAGAGCCAAATGCCGCTGATACAGAGAGGTTGTTGGCGATCAATGCCGAGAGGGGCTTTCCGGGCATGCTTGGTAGTATAGATTGTATGCACTGGAAGTGGAAGAACAGTCCATTTGCTTGGCATGGGCAATACAAGGGGCATGTGAAAGATGCCACTGTTATACTTGAAGCTGTGGCTTCACAAGATCTCTGGATATGA
- the LOC109769949 gene encoding histone-lysine N-methyltransferase, H3 lysine-9 specific SUVH1-like, whose protein sequence is MGSLIDEAETGEQPLDPKPLHSLAPMFPTPPGYDVAISDPPFFYITPIQQHPGPAAASFAGPPPQQHPGPAPASSAGPSPGPGSAVPLKATPISAAFPARRPKEELSDEDYTPASEKRKPSSSSPKRTAKKVRQAGDSTAANTKQRPIRRSLSKELAGWPSTSDNPREAVEATMAMFDSLRRRTLQLDEKEGLGRRADLKASVLMNQNNLKINSLKTIGPVPGVEIGDIFFYRIEMCIVGLHAPSMAGIDYLSAKLAGRDESLAVSIISSGGYENVEDETDTLVYTGQGGNSRRKDKEKHDQKLEKGNLALSNSASKKNQIRVVRSARDPFSITAGKVYIYDGVYRIEDSWMDTAKSGFSVFKYRLRREPGQPDGFSVWKMTDKWKANRATRENAMVLDLSSGAEILPVCLVNEVDGERGPSHFKYVTGVKHSRPLSRNRPLHHCECTSVCMPGDPNCSCARQNGGDLPYNLDGVLARHVPMLYECSRDCHCTKDCRNRVAQRGVQLNFEVFRTRDRGWGLRSWDPIRAGAFVCEYAGQVMDETNMSMDVQEDEYTFRTTCPNDKAVRWNLGAELLEEKGADDATAERFKRLPVVISAKDAGNVARFINHSCSPNLLWQAVQYDHTDNSYPHIMFFAMKHIPPMTELTYDYGIRGAPPGIKGKSPLACKLRPCLCGSANCRGVHRGWAVQRSSQRLCILDKGAFRACHVQIMQQLSSIRHDEPRRHLFLPPPLPPPHPSIPAGIELEGDFATPSSAAANRTKKEVGDEEHVADCRPVDEAGIKAPNGRDDARSPSRWSGRRQAGEEANEGDEDAYQPRTMAAKSSMIFRREPPEASTEILFHRRNLLGAFSDILPEGDSITEGIYINPIGIPMKQTKFMDPLKVFYLDHLRSICARAETPISLVEGKSLDEHAHFGVYSYYDIETYEVASLIEKYDITLYKSENFDILKYCYENYAHNAYVQEFIKRMTVALEENNDMHESRDNYDSVDLIEISLDEHDACYSCGDDANIYGDEFAIVPYVKHEIIAIAPILDSFCNQKHDCNDVIINSVNVNCANNMQNPKLGDASFAMSTTYYNDHDWSDNASYDLENLFKPHDNNVCNNIESRFGRVSTLGNNNPATLEFDQSYDFFMKVGLEK, encoded by the exons ATGGGGAGCTTGATTGACGAAGCAGAAACTGGGGAGCAGCCACTGGACCCGAAGCCATTGCACTCACTGGCGCCGATGTTCCCTACCCCTCCCGGGTATGATGTGGCAATATCTGACCCACCATTCTTCTACATCACACCAATACAGCAACACCCTGGGCCGGCTGCAGCTTCATTTGCTGGGCCGCCACCACAGCAACACCCTGGGCCAGCTCCAGCTTCATCTGCTGGGCCGTCACCAGGGCCAGGGTCCGCAGTTCCTCTCAAGGCCACACCAATCTCGGCAGCATTTCCCGCGCGGCGACCCAAAGAGGAACTGTCGGATGAAGACTACACTCCTGCTTCCGAGAAGAGGAAACCATCTTCATCTTCACCCAAGAGGACAGCCAAGAAGGTTCGGCAGGCTGGAGACTCCACTGCAGCCAACACCAAGCAGAGACCGATCAGGAGGAGCCTCAGCAAGGAGCTCGCCGGCTGGCCCTCCACATCGGACAACCCAAGGGAGGCGGTGGAAGCGACCATGGCCATGTTCGACTCGCTCCGGCGCCGGACGCTGCAGCTGGATGAGAAGGAGGGCTTGGGCAGGCGCGCCGACCTCAAGGCCAGTGTTCTCATGAACCAGAACAACCTGAAGATCAACAGCCTCAAGACGATAGGCCCCGTCCCGGGCGTCGAAATCGGAGACATCTTCTTCTACAGGATTGAGATGTGCATCGTGGGGTTGCATGCGCCATCCATGGCCGGCATCGACTACCTGTCGGCTAAGCTTGCCGGGAGGGACGAGAGCCTGGCCGTGAGCATCATCTCGTCCGGCGGATACGAGAACGTCGAGGATGAGACCGACACCCTGGTGTACACGGGCCAAGGAGGCAACAGCCGGCGCAAGGACAAGGAGAAGCACGACCAGAAGCTGGAGAAAGGAAACCTTGCTCTCAGCAACAGCGCCAGCAAGAAGAACCAGATCAGGGTGGTGCGCAGTGCGCGGGACCCTTTCTCCATCACAGCAGGCAAGGTTTACATCTACGATGGGGTGTATCGCATCGAGGACTCCTGGATGGACACGGCCAAGAGCGGGTTCAGCGTGTTCAAGTACAGGCTGAGGAGGGAGCCGGGGCAGCCTGACGGATTTTCAGTCTGGAAGATGACAGACAAGTGGAAGGCGAACCGTGCCACAAGAGAGAATGCCATGGTGCTGGATCTATCATCAGGGGCTGAGATCCTGCCTGTGTGCCTTGTCAACGAAGTCGACGGCGAAAGGGGGCCGAGCCACTTCAAGTATGTCACCGGAGTGAAGCACTCGAGACCTCTTAGTAGGAACAGGCCATTGCACCACTGTGAGTGCACTAGTGTGTGCATGCCAGGTGACCCCAATTGTTCGTGCGCGCGGCAGAATGGCGGCGATCTTCCCTACAACTTAGACGGGGTGCTCGCGAGGCATGTTCCGATGCTTTACGAGTGCTCTCGTGACTGCCATTGTACCAAGGACTGTCGAAACAGGGTTGCACAGAGAGGTGTTCAGCTCAACTTCGAGGTTTTCAGGACCAGAGACCGTGGATGGGGCCTCCGATCATGGGACCCGATCCGTGCCGGCGCATTCGTTTGCGAGTACGCCGGTCAAGTCATGGACGAAACCAACATGAGCATGGATGTCCAGGAGGACGAGTACACCTTTCGCACAACATGTCCAAATGACAAGGCTGTAAGATGGAACCTGGGTGCAGAGTTGCTTGAGGAAAAAGGTGCAGATGATGCCACAGCTGAGAGGTTTAAGAGACTTCCTGTCGTCATAAGTGCAAAGGATGCTGGCAACGTTGCTCGTTTCATCAACCATAGCTGCTCCCCGAATCTACTCTGGCAGGCTGTGCAATATGACCATACCGATAACAGTTATCCGCATATCATGTTCTTCGCCATGAAACATATCCCTCCCATGACTGAGCTGACATATGATTATGGCATAAGAGGGGCTCCTCCGGGCATCAAGGGGAAATCTCCCCTGGCTTGCAAGCTCAGGCCATGCTTATGTGGATCTGCAAACTGTCGAG GAGTACATCGCGGCTGGGCGGTCCAGCGGAGTAGCCAGCGTCTCTGTATTTTGGACAAGGGAGCATTCAGA GCGTGTCATGTGCAAATCATGCAGCAGCTGTCATCTATAAGACATGA TGAGCCCAG GCGCCACCTCTTCCTGccaccgccgttgccgccaccaCATCCATCGATTCCGGCCGGAATAGAACTGGAAGGCGACTTCGCTACCCCGTCGTCCGCTGCCGCCAACCGCACCAAGAAAGAGGTTGGGGACGAAGAACATGTTGCGGACTGCCGCCCCGTCGATGAAGCGGGCATCAAGGCCCCAAACGGTCGTGACGATGCTCGGTCACCCTCGCGCTGGTCCGGTCGGCGGCAAGCGGGCGAGGAAGCCAACGAAGGCGATGAAGACGCTTACCAGCCGAGGACCATGGCCGCCAAGAGCTCGATGATTTTCCGAAGGG AACCACCCGAAGCATCCACGGaaatacttttccaccgccgcaaccttcttggggccttttccgacatcctgccggagggggattcgatcacggagggcatctacatcaatcCTATTGGcattccgatgaagc AAACAAAGTTTATGGACCCACTTAAagttttctacttggatcatcttcgatccatatgtgctcgtgctgaaacgccaattagtttagttgagggaaaatctttagatgagcatgctcatttt ggtgtttatagttactatgatatcgaaacttatgaagttgcttctttgattgaaaagtatgatattactctctacaagtctgaaaattttgacatacttaaatattgctatgaaaactatgctcataatgcctatgttCAGGAATTTATtaagagaatgaccgttgctttggaagaaaataatgatatgcacgaatctagagataattatgattccgttgatttgattgaaatatcccttgatgaacatgatgcttgctattcttgtggcgatgatgccaatatttatggagatgaatttgctatagttccttatgttaaacatgagatcattgctattgcacccatacttgatagtttctgtaatcaaaagcatgattgcaatgatgttattataaattctgttaatgtcaattgtgctaataatatgcaaaaccctaagcttggggatgctagttttgctatgtccactacttattacaatgatcatgattggagtgataatgcttcttatgatcttgaaaatttatttaagcctcatgataataatgtttgcaataatattgaaagtaggtttggaagagtgtcaactttaggaaataATAATCCCGCTACTTTGGAGTTTGatcaatcttatgatttttttatgaaagtgggcttggagaagtAA